One window of the Rhodovastum atsumiense genome contains the following:
- a CDS encoding DEAD/DEAH box helicase, producing the protein MNPDELRRILSDRAQIRRDPFRVARMVADICNADPDAIIAREMVIRALDHSDLFESLNGLLDALARQVGLFPYAVPEKLGLRDQLAWEAHRPLNLQLDGSDIVFHREQADVYRGLMDGHSYVLSAPTSFGKSLVIDALIASGRYQNIIIIVPTIALIDETRRRLGRFRDRYKLVTHPDQALAECNILIVTQERAIDREDIKSIDLLVIDEFYKLDPASEEERDRASALNHALYKLSRIAKQIYLLGPNISEIPHGFGARFKCQFKRTDFNTVVSEVRRLAPTPNREEAFVELCRTLDEPTLVYCKSPKQANDVMRLLIKRHVTDEIPKLERAAEWVGLTYHPEWSLRDALRLGIGIHHGRLPRSLAQLMVALFNDRLLRFLVCTSSLIEGVNTSAKNVVIYESKIGSPPLDHFTFKNILGRAGRMRRHFIGNVYTFDPPPAEELDFVDIPVFTQGDDTPLGLLVQVEDKDLRPEANERLTGIRQQDVLSLATIRLNAHINPEDQIALAKELMQRFHTLHPPMFWTGLYPTWPQLQTACMLIFNFFIKRPRQGVFSGSQLAFRLNKLREAGSTAAFIRVILSSDRNVETPDEAVETGMEFTRNWAGFTFPRYLIALDRIQAEVFRRRGLRPGNYAAYAAAVESLFMPREIPELEEYGLPTEIGRKIQSRLVIGQGLDVALLSLKRADLSGIPLSPFEREMVDRCRADL; encoded by the coding sequence ATGAACCCCGACGAACTTCGCCGGATCCTCAGCGACCGAGCCCAGATCCGACGGGATCCGTTTAGGGTGGCGCGCATGGTTGCAGATATCTGCAACGCGGATCCAGACGCCATAATCGCCAGGGAGATGGTGATTCGTGCTCTCGACCACTCGGACCTTTTCGAATCGCTGAATGGCTTGCTGGATGCGCTTGCCCGCCAAGTTGGTCTCTTTCCCTATGCGGTGCCTGAAAAGCTCGGCCTGCGCGACCAGCTTGCATGGGAAGCGCATCGGCCGCTCAACCTGCAACTTGACGGTAGCGACATCGTTTTTCACCGCGAACAGGCCGACGTTTATCGTGGCTTGATGGATGGACATAGCTACGTCCTCAGCGCACCGACGTCATTTGGGAAATCCCTGGTCATCGACGCGCTGATCGCGTCGGGCCGGTATCAAAATATCATTATTATTGTTCCGACCATTGCCCTAATCGACGAAACCCGCCGAAGGCTCGGCCGCTTTCGGGACAGATACAAGCTGGTAACTCACCCCGACCAGGCACTTGCCGAGTGTAACATCCTGATTGTAACCCAAGAACGGGCAATTGACCGTGAAGACATCAAATCTATCGATTTGCTGGTGATCGACGAGTTCTACAAGCTAGATCCAGCTTCGGAGGAGGAACGGGACCGCGCGTCGGCATTGAATCATGCCTTGTACAAACTGAGCCGGATCGCCAAGCAGATATACCTGCTCGGGCCAAACATCAGCGAAATTCCCCACGGTTTCGGTGCTCGGTTCAAATGCCAGTTTAAGCGCACAGACTTCAACACGGTAGTTTCCGAGGTCCGGCGCCTGGCTCCCACGCCGAACCGCGAGGAAGCTTTCGTCGAACTATGCCGCACTCTTGACGAGCCGACCCTGGTCTATTGCAAGTCGCCCAAGCAGGCGAACGATGTCATGCGCCTGCTGATCAAGCGACATGTCACGGATGAGATCCCTAAGTTGGAGCGTGCGGCGGAATGGGTTGGCCTCACCTATCACCCGGAATGGTCGCTGCGGGATGCCCTAAGGCTCGGTATCGGCATTCACCACGGACGCCTGCCGCGCTCCCTCGCTCAGCTAATGGTGGCCCTGTTCAATGACCGGCTCCTACGGTTCCTGGTCTGTACTTCCTCATTGATTGAAGGTGTAAATACCTCCGCGAAGAACGTCGTCATCTACGAGAGCAAGATCGGATCTCCTCCGCTCGACCACTTCACTTTCAAGAATATCCTGGGACGGGCAGGCCGCATGCGGCGCCATTTCATAGGCAATGTCTACACCTTCGATCCGCCCCCGGCAGAGGAATTGGATTTCGTCGATATCCCGGTGTTCACCCAAGGCGACGATACGCCCCTTGGATTGCTGGTTCAGGTCGAAGACAAGGACCTGCGCCCCGAAGCTAATGAGCGCCTCACTGGGATACGTCAGCAGGATGTCCTGTCATTGGCGACGATCAGGCTAAATGCCCACATCAACCCCGAAGACCAAATTGCCTTGGCTAAGGAGCTGATGCAGCGCTTTCACACACTTCATCCTCCCATGTTCTGGACGGGACTTTACCCAACTTGGCCTCAGCTGCAGACGGCGTGCATGCTTATCTTTAATTTCTTTATCAAAAGGCCGCGTCAGGGGGTATTTTCTGGATCACAACTTGCCTTTCGCCTAAACAAGTTGCGAGAGGCCGGATCGACTGCCGCCTTTATCCGAGTGATCTTGTCTTCCGATCGAAATGTCGAAACGCCCGACGAGGCGGTGGAAACCGGTATGGAATTTACCCGCAATTGGGCAGGATTCACGTTCCCCAGGTATCTCATCGCACTCGACCGCATCCAGGCCGAGGTATTCAGGCGCCGTGGTCTAAGGCCGGGCAACTACGCCGCCTATGCTGCCGCGGTTGAGTCTCTCTTTATGCCACGCGAGATCCCAGAGCTAGAGGAATACGGCCTTCCCACCGAGATCGGCCGCAAAATCCAATCTCGGTTGGTAATCGGCCAGGGCCTCGACGTAGCGTTGCTGTCGCTGAAGCGTGCTGACCTGAGCGGCATCCCTCTATCTCCTTTCGAGCGGGAGATGGTCGATCGTTGCCGTGCGGATCTGTGA
- a CDS encoding AAA family ATPase has translation MAWLAGQNFGFEIDGPDRAEVARRMMEWEALHQASRTRPCTRDALHLSLSWHPDERPSRPDMEAAARSALQALGLGTARAVFVAHNDTTHAHLHIVASRINPETGKAFPDRDDYLALSRWAKAWEIAHGPVRCHGRLTAPELAAQWHAAPALVLELLTKNQATFSRAALLRTLARAIPGAAARAAFADRLLTRADVIGLRESGDAPVSCYTTRQVLAAEQALAADAAALAAAQGHTADPAAAAAALDAHPFLSAEQRVAFAALTGRAGFALLAGEAGTGKSATLAAVRAAYEGSGRRVVGLAWTNAVAQDMRRDGFGTARTVAAELLRLQKGTTAWDANTVLVVDEAAMLATAPLAQLAAAARAAGAKLILAGDDRQLGSIERGGMFGPLRAAHGAAELHEVRRVADPRQKQAFNLMHKGDFAGALRLFAARGALHWSDRQDEAQAALVARYMADVAAAPAKARFVFAYTNKDVDALNQAIRAARKARGELGADHWLATANGELAFAVGDRIQFTGSASRKGARDAGLVTGNVGTILALDGSRVTVALDGKAGAAVREVTFTVGADAKTGAFRSFRHGYAGTIYRGQGRTLDQSYLYHSPHWRAASAYVALSRHREAVAVFVAKDALRGLQPWMAKAGGYDALTAALQAQAARSYAAWAEAKPALAAKYDLAAYVAYVQEQWAKEDHGADDLAALARHMGRADTKRAASSYQAAAPDRGQGADTAGPVQNNPGRPRLAAPPDPPLPSGLRGVPVPGPSAPGIVPGNAAPPLPPGPDRGEPEKSRGPLAGLLAACRAAARTLAGRSPRDGKPFPRRRRGGTAGGGFASLARGLARRFNVRKSFRQAAQKIGRWRAAPVPPDASDEEKAFLSDTLDWLILWDANAASDGQIEENFDVVSDRISLSP, from the coding sequence GTGGCGTGGCTCGCCGGCCAGAACTTCGGTTTCGAAATCGATGGCCCGGACCGCGCCGAGGTGGCGCGCCGGATGATGGAATGGGAAGCCCTGCACCAGGCAAGCCGGACCCGCCCCTGCACGCGGGACGCGCTGCACTTGTCCCTGTCCTGGCATCCCGACGAACGCCCGTCCCGGCCGGACATGGAGGCGGCAGCCCGGAGCGCGCTCCAGGCGCTCGGTCTGGGCACGGCGCGCGCCGTGTTCGTCGCCCACAACGACACGACCCATGCGCATCTGCACATCGTGGCGTCGCGCATCAATCCCGAGACCGGCAAAGCGTTTCCGGACAGGGACGACTATCTGGCGCTAAGCCGGTGGGCCAAGGCATGGGAGATCGCGCACGGCCCGGTGCGGTGCCACGGCCGGCTGACCGCGCCGGAACTGGCGGCGCAATGGCACGCTGCGCCGGCGCTTGTCCTTGAATTGCTTACGAAAAATCAGGCAACCTTCAGCCGGGCCGCGCTCTTGCGGACGCTCGCCCGGGCGATCCCGGGCGCCGCCGCCCGCGCGGCGTTCGCCGACCGCCTGCTGACGCGGGCCGATGTCATCGGCCTGCGCGAGAGCGGGGATGCGCCCGTGAGCTGTTACACGACCCGGCAGGTGCTGGCCGCCGAGCAGGCCTTGGCGGCGGACGCGGCGGCGCTGGCCGCCGCGCAAGGGCATACCGCCGATCCGGCGGCGGCCGCCGCGGCGCTGGACGCGCATCCCTTCCTTTCGGCCGAGCAGCGCGTCGCCTTTGCCGCCCTGACCGGCCGTGCGGGCTTCGCGCTGCTGGCGGGCGAGGCGGGAACAGGCAAAAGCGCCACCCTCGCCGCCGTGCGGGCCGCCTACGAGGGCAGCGGCCGCCGGGTGGTGGGCCTCGCCTGGACGAACGCGGTCGCCCAGGACATGCGCCGCGACGGGTTCGGCACGGCGCGCACGGTCGCCGCCGAGCTTCTGCGGCTGCAAAAGGGGACGACGGCCTGGGACGCGAACACCGTTCTCGTCGTCGACGAGGCCGCCATGCTGGCGACCGCGCCTCTGGCGCAGCTTGCCGCCGCGGCGCGGGCGGCGGGTGCGAAATTGATCCTGGCGGGCGACGACCGCCAGCTCGGCAGCATCGAGCGCGGCGGCATGTTCGGGCCGCTGCGCGCCGCGCATGGCGCGGCCGAGCTGCACGAGGTGCGCCGGGTCGCGGACCCGCGCCAGAAGCAAGCCTTCAACCTTATGCACAAGGGCGACTTCGCCGGCGCCTTGCGCCTGTTCGCCGCGCGCGGCGCGCTCCACTGGAGCGACCGGCAGGACGAGGCGCAGGCCGCGCTCGTGGCGCGCTACATGGCCGACGTCGCGGCCGCTCCGGCCAAGGCCCGCTTCGTTTTCGCCTACACGAACAAGGATGTCGATGCCCTCAACCAGGCCATTCGCGCCGCCCGCAAGGCGCGGGGCGAGCTCGGGGCCGATCACTGGCTGGCCACGGCGAACGGCGAGCTGGCTTTCGCGGTCGGCGACCGCATCCAGTTCACCGGCAGCGCGTCCCGCAAAGGGGCGCGGGACGCCGGTCTCGTCACCGGCAATGTCGGCACCATCCTGGCGCTCGACGGTTCCCGCGTCACCGTGGCGCTCGACGGCAAGGCCGGCGCGGCTGTCCGGGAAGTCACGTTCACCGTCGGCGCCGACGCCAAGACCGGCGCATTCCGGAGTTTCCGGCACGGCTATGCCGGAACGATCTACCGCGGGCAGGGCCGCACGCTCGACCAATCGTATCTTTATCATTCGCCGCATTGGCGCGCGGCTTCCGCTTATGTCGCCCTGTCCCGGCACAGGGAGGCGGTCGCGGTGTTCGTGGCCAAGGACGCGCTGCGGGGGCTCCAGCCCTGGATGGCAAAGGCGGGCGGGTACGACGCCTTGACCGCCGCCCTCCAGGCCCAGGCCGCGCGGAGCTATGCCGCCTGGGCGGAGGCAAAGCCGGCGCTGGCCGCCAAATACGACCTTGCCGCTTATGTCGCCTACGTCCAGGAGCAATGGGCCAAGGAGGACCATGGGGCGGACGACCTCGCCGCGCTGGCGCGGCACATGGGACGCGCGGACACGAAGCGGGCGGCTTCCTCCTACCAGGCGGCCGCGCCTGACCGGGGGCAGGGGGCGGACACAGCCGGGCCGGTTCAGAACAATCCAGGGCGGCCCAGGCTTGCGGCGCCCCCGGATCCGCCCCTGCCGTCCGGCCTTCGCGGCGTGCCGGTTCCGGGGCCCTCAGCCCCTGGGATCGTGCCGGGAAACGCGGCGCCGCCCTTGCCGCCCGGGCCGGACAGGGGCGAGCCGGAAAAGAGCCGCGGCCCCTTGGCCGGGTTGCTGGCCGCTTGCCGGGCGGCAGCCCGCACCCTCGCAGGCCGGTCACCCCGCGACGGGAAGCCCTTTCCGCGGCGGCGGCGCGGCGGAACCGCCGGCGGCGGGTTCGCGAGCCTGGCGCGCGGCCTGGCCCGGCGCTTCAATGTCCGGAAGTCTTTCAGGCAAGCGGCACAAAAGATCGGCCGATGGCGCGCGGCACCGGTGCCGCCGGATGCCTCTGATGAAGAAAAGGCCTTTCTCTCCGACACGCTCGATTGGCTCATTCTCTGGGACGCCAATGCGGCAAGCGACGGCCAGATCGAGGAAAACTTCGATGTAGTGTCAGATCGTATTTCGTTGTCGCCCTAG
- a CDS encoding plasmid mobilization protein has product MGRYRRTYSGARRTAGYTVQLTPHERMALEQRAESHCLTMAAYVRARCLNGHLPPADRTCTRAEQRELVAALARIGNNLNQLAHHANATGEIASARALRAALAELGEATRRIMGV; this is encoded by the coding sequence ATGGGGCGCTACCGGCGGACCTATAGCGGCGCGCGCCGCACCGCCGGCTACACCGTGCAACTGACCCCCCACGAGCGGATGGCCCTCGAACAGCGCGCGGAATCCCACTGCCTGACCATGGCCGCCTACGTGCGCGCGCGCTGCCTGAACGGCCACCTGCCGCCCGCCGACCGGACCTGCACGCGCGCCGAGCAGCGCGAACTGGTGGCCGCGCTCGCCCGCATCGGCAACAACTTGAACCAGTTAGCCCACCATGCCAACGCGACCGGGGAGATCGCCAGTGCGCGCGCCCTGCGGGCGGCGCTGGCCGAACTCGGGGAGGCGACGCGCCGGATCATGGGCGTCTGA